TGGTGTGTATTATTTATAACATATTGACACAGTAATTATATagcttaattattttttattttacatgtGCATATTAATCACTGTTATATAGGTTAAAATGTAAAGGttgctaataataataagatgatcaaaaaataattttacttgaTTAAGATGACTAAATTTTTAGTTCGTTCAAgtatacataattatataatgatataaaagaacatttagataaataaataattatgtaatgaAGTAGTATAAAAGaacatttatataaataaaagcaattACAAATCCGATcagaaaatatagtagtacaaaataGATGGAACTTAGTCcaccaaaatacaaaataatacacAAGTCTACCAATGGCAGTCATCAAAACTGTCCATTTTTTGCAGATAAAAGTTACTACACGAGCCTACCAATTACAAATCCAAACAATAATAGCACAATAGCCATAAAGGTCATAACAAAATAACTAGTCTAGCAATTACAAATCCTGCGCAATGAACTGGCATCTTACCGCCACCGCAACGACATTCCGGGACCAACATCGCGTCGTCGTGCTCCAACATGTTCCTGCATATGAACAACAAAATCAGGTATGAGAATGCAGTGGAAAAAACAAGCATATGGAGAATCAATAAATCGTacttaatgaaataaaaaacacacataattGTTCAAATAAAGTTGTCATATCAGTTGCACACCCACATGATCCCACATAGCTTGTGCCATGTCATCGCGTTTCTGATTCCACTCGGTTGAAGGCTCTACCCCGTCCACAAATTCAACGCCCCCATCATTATGGCCTTCATACTCAGCACAATCCTCGAAGCCAAGTTCTTTCTCTATCGGATCAGTTGGCATCTCAGAGCGGATAAAGTTGTGTAGCAAAAAACAAGCCATGATAAGCCTAACTTGGATCTTAACGGGATAAAATGCCGCACTCCTAAGAATTTCCCAACGCATTTTTAGCACCACAAAAGCACGCTCAATTATGTTGTGTGCCTTTGTATGCCTCATATTGAACATCTCCTTGGGGTTTTGGGGCATTGATGCAGTAGGACCCCACTCTTTAAGGTGGTAACAGACAGTCTTATATGGGCTCAAAAAACCTTCGCTATTAGCGTACCCGTTGTCGCAAAGATAGAAATTCCCTAAGACAACATACACATTGGATGAATATTAGATACAAGGTTAACTACAAATCCAATAATGTTTGAGTGAAGAACAATCATTCAAGATAAGCATATAACCTTTTGGCACACGCAAGCCATGAACCCTATTGATCGCGTCTCTGAGAACTCTAGAATCAGCAGCGGACCCTTCCCATCCCAGCAGGACATAGACAAACCTCATATACCGATCACAAACAGCTAAAGTATTCGTCGCTATTTTTCCCTTACGCGTCCGATACCTCGGCTTATCCACATTAAGTACAAGCATACTGATATATGTCTCATCCAGGGCCCCTAAGCAACCCTAGTAAAcataaaaaggtaaatatcACGTGGTACTAGTTTTGGAGACAAAGAGAGATGCCATGTATAATGTTACCTTGAACCACTTCCATCGGGGGTCAACAGAATCGGTTGTTACTGGGTCAGGTTTCACCGTAACAAGAGCATTCAACTTTAAAATAGATCTCAATACACGATGAACATAATTAGACACCGTTTGTCCTGACCTCCAAAAATCAAACTTGACGATCCTATGTTTTCTATGGTGTGCTAAAATCTCTAAGAACATTGCTATTTGCTCCTCCACAAGCACAAATCTCCCATCCTTCAGGCCTCCCACGTGTTTCAGTAATTGGCAGAGCCCCCCGAATGTATTACGGTCCATTCGGAGGTTATCCAAACAATCAAAATCAGTAATTCCCACTAACCTATGCATATGCCTTACTTGCATTGGCATCCTATCTATCAAAGTGGATGGCTTAACTGGCATTTCCCTTCGAGTGCGCACTCTCCGTCGGAGG
The genomic region above belongs to Salvia hispanica cultivar TCC Black 2014 chromosome 3, UniMelb_Shisp_WGS_1.0, whole genome shotgun sequence and contains:
- the LOC125210467 gene encoding uncharacterized protein LOC125210467, with amino-acid sequence METRTETVEASVALILEYILHLYRFETICILRLLDANLRRRVRTRREMPVKPSTLIDRMPMQVRHMHRLVGITDFDCLDNLRMDRNTFGGLCQLLKHVGGLKDGRFVLVEEQIAMFLEILAHHRKHRIVKFDFWRSGQTVSNYVHRVLRSILKLNALVTVKPDPVTTDSVDPRWKWFKGCLGALDETYISMLVLNVDKPRYRTRKGKIATNTLAVCDRYMRFVYVLLGWEGSAADSRVLRDAINRVHGLRVPKGNFYLCDNGYANSEGFLSPYKTVCYHLKEWGPTASMPQNPKEMFNMRHTKAHNIIERAFVVLKMRWEILRSAAFYPVKIQVRLIMACFLLHNFIRSEMPTDPIEKELGFEDCAEYEGHNDGGVEFVDGVEPSTEWNQKRDDMAQAMWDHEHVGARRRDVGPGMSLRWRLV